The Nocardia arthritidis genome has a window encoding:
- a CDS encoding FAD-dependent monooxygenase yields the protein MTKPKVLISGASVAGPALAYFLHRDGYDVTVVERAPLVRDSGYAVDFRDAAFDVLAEMGVLDEIRGHETKMRGTALLDDSGTETGQLPAEVFAGELEVPKYELTRILHEVTADDVDYVFGDSITALTQHESGVAVEFERGSTADFDLVFGADGVHSNVRRLAFGPRTDALRHLGMSGAGFSTANYLGLDHQGLLRPGQGTAIYLFSAGDPDRLTVSLSFATASPELDRRSRAEQEQAARAAFAGQSWEVPRLLDAMTAAEDFYFASSCQVHLDRWSHGRVALVGDAGYCAAPTSGMGTSQALIGARTLARQLAATRGDHETAFAAYETELRPYVAANQKKGHQAAAMFGGTTE from the coding sequence ATGACGAAGCCGAAGGTTCTGATCTCGGGTGCGAGCGTGGCCGGACCCGCCCTCGCCTACTTCCTGCATCGCGACGGATACGACGTGACCGTGGTCGAGCGTGCGCCGCTGGTCCGTGACAGCGGGTATGCGGTCGACTTCCGTGATGCGGCGTTCGATGTGCTGGCGGAGATGGGCGTGCTCGACGAGATCCGCGGGCACGAGACCAAGATGCGCGGCACGGCTCTGCTGGACGACAGCGGCACCGAGACCGGGCAGCTACCCGCCGAGGTGTTCGCCGGCGAACTGGAGGTGCCCAAGTACGAGCTGACTCGGATCCTGCACGAGGTCACCGCCGATGACGTGGACTACGTGTTCGGCGACTCGATCACCGCGTTGACGCAGCATGAATCCGGTGTCGCGGTCGAATTCGAGCGCGGCTCGACCGCCGATTTCGACCTGGTGTTCGGCGCGGACGGAGTCCATTCGAACGTCCGGCGGCTGGCGTTCGGTCCACGGACCGACGCGCTGCGACATCTGGGAATGTCCGGTGCCGGATTCAGCACCGCCAACTACCTCGGACTCGATCACCAGGGCCTGTTGCGGCCGGGGCAGGGCACGGCGATCTACCTCTTCAGCGCGGGCGATCCGGATCGGCTCACGGTGAGCCTGTCCTTCGCCACCGCATCCCCTGAGTTGGACCGGCGCTCCCGCGCGGAACAAGAACAGGCGGCGCGGGCGGCGTTCGCCGGACAGAGCTGGGAAGTGCCCCGCCTGCTGGACGCGATGACCGCCGCCGAGGACTTCTACTTCGCCTCGTCCTGCCAGGTCCATCTGGACCGCTGGTCCCACGGCCGGGTCGCGCTGGTCGGCGACGCCGGATACTGCGCCGCACCGACCAGCGGTATGGGCACCTCTCAAGCATTGATAGGCGCACGAACCCTCGCCCGCCAGCTGGCCGCGACCCGCGGCGACCACGAAACCGCCTTCGCCGCCTACGAAACTGAGCTACGCCCCTACGTCGCGGCGAATCAGAAAAAGGGCCACCAGGCGGCGGCGATGTTCGGCGGCACGACCGAATAA
- a CDS encoding NAD(P)-dependent oxidoreductase encodes MDAINETTVGWIGTGRMGAAMVMRLAGDGLPVTVWNRTRAKAEPLAARGCTVAHGIAELRGLDLVFTMVSTPADLEQVLLGPDGLLAAPPPVPRVVVDCSTVSVQSSAAIRAACAERGVAYLAAPVSGNPKVVAAGELTIAVSGPREVYERVAPLLRRIGKSATYVGEGDVARLVKICHNLFLGVVTQSLAEVTVLAEKGGVSRAAFLAFLNDSVLGSAFTRYKTPAFVNLDYTPTFTPVLLRKDFDLGLGAAHDLDVPMPVAAATAQLVQAAVSSGRVDEDFAILLDLQARSSGLRIESENVAVDDGLGTPKPADTQHD; translated from the coding sequence ATGGACGCGATCAACGAGACCACCGTCGGCTGGATCGGCACCGGACGGATGGGGGCCGCGATGGTCATGCGGCTCGCCGGCGACGGCCTGCCGGTCACGGTGTGGAACCGCACCCGGGCCAAGGCCGAGCCGCTGGCCGCGCGCGGCTGCACCGTCGCACACGGCATCGCCGAATTGCGTGGGCTCGACCTGGTTTTCACGATGGTGTCCACCCCGGCCGATCTGGAGCAGGTGCTGCTCGGGCCGGACGGGTTGCTGGCCGCGCCGCCGCCGGTGCCGCGGGTGGTCGTCGACTGTTCGACGGTCTCGGTGCAATCCTCGGCCGCGATTCGCGCGGCCTGCGCCGAACGCGGTGTCGCATACCTGGCGGCCCCGGTGAGCGGTAACCCGAAAGTCGTTGCGGCGGGCGAATTGACGATCGCCGTATCCGGACCGCGCGAGGTCTACGAGCGGGTCGCGCCGCTGCTGCGGCGGATCGGCAAGTCCGCGACCTACGTCGGCGAGGGGGATGTGGCGCGTCTGGTGAAGATCTGTCACAACCTGTTTCTGGGCGTGGTCACCCAGTCGCTGGCCGAGGTGACCGTGCTGGCGGAGAAGGGCGGCGTATCGCGCGCGGCGTTCCTGGCGTTCCTGAACGACAGCGTGCTGGGTTCGGCCTTCACCCGCTACAAGACGCCGGCGTTCGTGAACCTGGATTACACACCGACTTTCACGCCGGTGCTGCTGCGCAAGGATTTCGATCTCGGCCTCGGCGCCGCACACGATCTCGACGTGCCGATGCCGGTGGCCGCGGCGACCGCCCAACTCGTGCAGGCGGCCGTTTCCAGCGGACGGGTCGACGAGGATTTCGCGATCCTGCTCGATTTGCAGGCGCGCAGCTCCGGCCTGCGCATCGAATCCGAGAACGTCGCGGTCGACGACGGGCTCGGTACGCCGAAACCCGCGGACACACAGCACGATTGA
- a CDS encoding GNAT family N-acetyltransferase: protein MTITLRTRCAIDDEALSRLHAETFGGGYELIPWRARLERHSRSWVGAFADDRLIAFVHAVWDGGVHAFLLDTMVATDHQHQGIGTRIVTALTNDLRELGIDWLHVDYEPHLTDFYRKACGFNATAAGLLRLN from the coding sequence ATGACCATCACGTTGCGCACCCGCTGCGCTATCGACGACGAAGCGCTCTCACGGCTACATGCCGAAACCTTCGGCGGCGGCTATGAGCTCATCCCCTGGCGAGCGCGATTGGAACGGCACAGCAGATCATGGGTCGGCGCATTCGCCGACGACCGGCTCATCGCCTTCGTCCACGCGGTCTGGGACGGCGGCGTCCACGCCTTCCTCCTCGACACCATGGTGGCCACCGACCACCAACACCAAGGCATCGGAACCAGGATCGTCACGGCCCTCACAAACGATCTCCGCGAACTCGGAATCGACTGGCTCCACGTCGATTACGAACCACACCTGACCGACTTCTACCGAAAAGCCTGCGGTTTCAACGCCACCGCCGCCGGCCTACTACGACTGAACTGA
- a CDS encoding ArsR/SmtB family transcription factor, which produces MPQRLKTSSTDLVFGALANPTRREILDLLLDGEQSVQDIAERFDMARPSVSEHLKVLRDCGLVGEEKRGRHRFYRVEPQPLHDLQSWLAPFERFWRSRMRALGTVLDTMPDDPADSAAPRSPGAGA; this is translated from the coding sequence ATGCCGCAACGCCTGAAAACCAGCAGCACCGACCTGGTGTTCGGCGCGCTGGCCAACCCGACCCGCCGGGAGATCCTGGACCTGCTGCTCGACGGTGAGCAGTCGGTCCAGGACATCGCCGAACGGTTCGATATGGCGCGGCCCAGTGTGTCCGAGCATTTGAAGGTGCTGCGCGATTGCGGGCTGGTCGGTGAGGAGAAGCGCGGCCGTCACCGCTTCTACCGGGTGGAACCGCAACCGCTGCACGACCTGCAGTCCTGGCTCGCGCCGTTCGAAAGATTCTGGCGCAGCAGGATGCGTGCGTTGGGCACGGTGCTCGATACCATGCCCGACGACCCCGCTGACTCGGCCGCGCCGCGGTCACCCGGCGCCGGAGCGTGA
- a CDS encoding SRPBCC family protein — protein sequence MNDDPATIVLDQFYPHPRPKVWRAITTPELMGQWLMQPIGFEPVVGNRFRMKARPMPAVNFSGEVRCEVLEVVEPERLRVTWSDAAAVADSGWVITWDLHTEGRGTRMLLTHSGFDPDDPTSQLSRTILRSGWPGIVRRLGEVLDAGSVGE from the coding sequence GTGAACGACGATCCAGCCACGATCGTGCTCGACCAGTTCTATCCGCATCCGCGGCCGAAGGTGTGGCGCGCGATCACCACGCCGGAGCTGATGGGGCAGTGGCTGATGCAGCCGATCGGCTTCGAACCGGTGGTCGGCAATCGTTTCCGGATGAAGGCACGCCCGATGCCCGCGGTGAATTTCTCCGGCGAAGTGCGCTGTGAGGTGCTGGAGGTCGTCGAGCCCGAGCGCCTGCGCGTCACGTGGAGCGATGCCGCCGCGGTGGCGGACTCCGGTTGGGTCATCACCTGGGATCTGCACACGGAGGGCCGCGGCACTCGAATGCTGTTGACACACAGCGGTTTCGACCCCGACGACCCGACCTCCCAGCTGTCCCGCACCATTCTACGCAGTGGCTGGCCCGGCATCGTCCGCCGCCTCGGCGAGGTGTTGGACGCGGGTTCCGTCGGCGAATAG
- a CDS encoding TetR/AcrR family transcriptional regulator: MGNREALLTGAKQCLIERGWARTTVRDIAAAAGVNHAAIGYHFGSRDALLTQALVLAVDELGDELARRGPADGPAQSWQALIDTFTTHRSLWVAQLEAIVQAERSPEIREYLAQGQREARAGLGGSVPLALLTGLMLQWLVDPEHAPSGEDVIAELRSLTTTF; encoded by the coding sequence ATGGGAAACCGCGAAGCCTTGTTGACCGGAGCCAAGCAGTGCCTGATCGAACGCGGCTGGGCACGCACGACGGTCCGCGATATCGCCGCGGCCGCCGGGGTCAACCACGCGGCCATCGGCTACCACTTCGGCTCCCGGGACGCACTGCTCACCCAGGCGCTGGTGCTCGCAGTGGACGAACTCGGCGACGAACTCGCCCGCCGCGGCCCGGCCGACGGCCCGGCACAGAGCTGGCAGGCCCTGATCGACACCTTCACCACCCACCGGTCCCTGTGGGTCGCCCAACTCGAAGCCATCGTGCAGGCCGAAAGATCGCCCGAGATCCGCGAATACCTCGCTCAGGGACAACGCGAGGCACGCGCGGGACTCGGCGGTTCGGTACCCCTCGCCTTGCTAACCGGGCTGATGCTGCAATGGCTGGTGGACCCCGAGCACGCGCCCTCCGGCGAAGACGTGATCGCCGAATTGCGTTCTCTCACCACAACTTTCTGA
- a CDS encoding VOC family protein: protein MGSQVNPCIMFNGNARQAMEFYRQVFGGELELGTIADFGSPDAPNADKVMHSRLDTPAGYTLMAWDFPEDRPDQPPYRPGNNVAVFISGDDSGLRDHFQKLSEGGTVTLPLERQVWGDVAGSLVDRFGITWMINISAQ from the coding sequence GTGGGATCTCAGGTCAATCCGTGCATCATGTTCAACGGCAACGCGCGGCAGGCGATGGAGTTCTACCGGCAGGTTTTCGGCGGCGAGCTGGAGTTGGGAACCATCGCGGACTTCGGCTCACCGGACGCACCCAATGCCGACAAGGTCATGCACTCCCGCCTCGACACCCCGGCCGGCTACACGCTTATGGCATGGGACTTTCCCGAGGACAGGCCAGACCAACCGCCATATCGGCCGGGAAACAACGTCGCAGTCTTCATAAGCGGTGACGACAGCGGACTTCGCGACCATTTCCAGAAGCTGTCCGAGGGCGGCACTGTCACCCTTCCGCTGGAAAGGCAGGTTTGGGGTGATGTGGCGGGCTCGCTCGTCGACCGGTTCGGGATCACCTGGATGATCAACATCAGCGCCCAGTGA